A single Brachionichthys hirsutus isolate HB-005 chromosome 17, CSIRO-AGI_Bhir_v1, whole genome shotgun sequence DNA region contains:
- the LOC137906335 gene encoding serotonin N-acetyltransferase-like codes for MSVVSAVPFMKPLHMGSPVPRGRRHTLPASEFRSLSPEDAISVFEIEREAFISVSGECPLHLDEVRHFLTLCPELSLGWFEEGRLVAFVIGSLWDQERLTTDAMTLHKPHGTTVHIHVLAVHRTFRQQGKGSILMWRYLQYLRCLPYVRRAVLMCEDFLVPFYQKSGFKGQGPSEITVGPLTFIEMRYPVRGHAFMRRNSGC; via the exons ATGTCGGTGGTGAGCGCAGTTCCGTTCATGAAGCCGCTCCATATGGGTTCTCCGGTGCCGCGGGGCCGCCGCCACACGCTGCCGGCCAGCGAGTTCCGCTCCCTCAGCCCGGAGGACGCCATCAGTGTGTTCGAGATTGAGAGAGAAG CCTTCATCTCCGTGTCAGGCGAGTGTCCTCTCCACCTGGATGAGGTGCGTCACTTCCTCACACTGTGCCCCGAGCTGTCTCTGGGCTGGTTCGAGGAGGGACGTCTGGTGGCTTTCGTCATCGGATCACTGTGGGACCAGGAAAGGCTTACCACG gATGCCATGACTCTCCACAAGCCTCACGGTACCACAGTTCACATCCATGTGCTGGCTGTCCATCGGACCTTCCGTCAACAGGGCAAAGGCTCCATCCTGATGTGGCGCTACCTGCAGTACCTCCGCTGCCTGCCCTACGTCCGGCGTGCCGTGCTTATGTGCGAAGACTTCCTAGTTCCCTTCTACCAGAAGTCAGGCTTCAAAGGGCAGGGCCCCAGCGAGATCACGGTGGGGCCCCTCACCTTCATCGAGATGCGCTACCCGGTCAGGGGCCACGCATTCATGCGTCGCAACAGTGGCTGTTGA
- the LOC137906334 gene encoding serotonin N-acetyltransferase-like, giving the protein MSVVSAVPFMKPLHMGSPVPRGRRHTLPASEFRSLSPEDAISVFEIEREAFISVSGECPLHLDEVRHFLTLCPELSLGWFEEGRLVAFVIGSLWDQERLTTDAMTLHKPHGTTVHIHVLAVHRTFRQQGKGSILMWRYLQYLRCLPYVRRAVLMCEDFLVPFYQKSGFKGQGPSEITVGPLTFIEMRYPVRGHAFMRRNSGC; this is encoded by the exons ATGTCGGTGGTGAGCGCAGTTCCGTTCATGAAGCCGCTCCATATGGGTTCTCCGGTGCCGCGGGGCCGCCGCCACACGCTGCCGGCCAGCGAGTTCCGCTCCCTCAGCCCGGAGGACGCCATCAGTGTGTTCGAGATTGAGAGAGAAG CCTTCATCTCCGTGTCAGGCGAGTGTCCTCTCCACCTGGATGAGGTGCGTCACTTCCTCACACTGTGTCCCGAGCTGTCTCTGGGCTGGTTCGAGGAGGGACGTCTGGTGGCTTTCGTCATCGGATCACTGTGGGACCAGGAAAGGCTTACCACG gATGCCATGACTCTCCACAAGCCTCACGGTACCACAGTTCACATCCATGTGCTGGCTGTCCATCGGACCTTCCGTCAACAGGGCAAAGGCTCCATCCTGATGTGGCGCTACCTGCAGTACCTCCGCTGCCTGCCCTACGTCCGGCGTGCCGTGCTTATGTGCGAAGACTTCCTAGTTCCCTTCTACCAGAAGTCAGGCTTCAAAGGGCAGGGCCCCAGCGAGATCACGGTGGGGCCCCTCACCTTCATCGAGATGCGCTACCCGGTCAGGGGCCACGCATTCATGCGTCGCAACAGTGGCTGTTGA
- the ube2o gene encoding (E3-independent) E2 ubiquitin-conjugating enzyme UBE2O — protein sequence MAEPAASPTPAISPAASPGSEPPSAALSPTADGSQRLLFSHDLVSGRYRGLVRFGLVRRIHGEEDFSFDSDLDDDGGGGGGGGGGAGGGGGGGGRGVPSGSDNENTVDTPSSLTPVMGFVRVQWYPEGGKQDIRETKLKLEDRSIVIRDVVRRNHSNGSQCGIVTNIDIDCAVKLVGTNCILYPVNSKDLQHIWSFMYGDYIAYDFWLGKVHDLTNHIILKLSNGARCSMSVEDGAKLYDVCPHVSDSGLFFDEAYGFYPGQVLIGPAKVFSNVQWLSGVKPVLSRKCKFRVVVEEVKVVELKVTWITKSYSPKGSDSVYPPPTTITQENLSRVRRLGYYDHTQRQLGERALYVFPAKGDATRITCEGPEGAPVLPEDPVARKLKRMFKKDSGKRTENSETQAEHKSAQTDLSHSNNNGPVSPIQNPPEPQNPSDHLAEHGEQDADDEAAEDTDDTSSLTSSASSTASSQSGGLGTNRKKSIPLSIRNLKRKHKKKRTKFSREFKPGDRIAVEVVSTKTTADVMWKEGRVEKGIRSNDLIPIQHLDSHEFCPGDFVVDKRPQALQDPGMYGVIQSGDHKGRTCVVKWIRLDSSNEDVEVFAVEEDVSVYDIAEHPDFHFRTADIVIRIWNSENGQNDCENETSVGQVSRVDVSSKVEVVWADNSMTIVLPQHLYNVESEIEETDYDSVEETSSVLSAEEWEDESDSWETDNGLTTEDDGHVNNAEGADTPTPTGNSTFIISPQEGSVTGAMKGTSGEEGAVSSAVASPASGGGAVNGAEKPGKDGTSRGFRELKEAFKILESLKNMTVEQLWTGGSPTSPTSAEPAAATRVVNSVTPPAPEKPTREKRFLDDIKKLQENLRKTLDNVAIVEEEKMEAVVEAGGSGGAATEAERAGEEKQQEPQTPVAGQEWPSEFLSDTPVLCQQSGGKPGVTFTSAKGEVFSVLEWAPDTHSFNEMEFQPAEAKKFFSTVRKEMALLATSLPDGIMVKTFEDRMDLFSALIKGPTRTPYEDGLFLFDIQLPNIYPAVPPLFHYLSQCSGRLNPNLYDNGKVCVSLLGTWIGKGNERWTSKSSLLQVLISIQGLILVNEPYYNEAGFDSDRGLQEGYENSRCYNEMALIKMVQSMTLLLQNPVDVFQQEIQKHFASSGWRLVHRLDAWLELNDSAERGHAAHVCSRAKDRAFVEPLDEQLPMAVAHSSPSKPGEGAVAGAGVTSIMEEELEDSGFSASTTAASQQELTQNSDCDTTHGSVSLSGGSTGPGSVIRGGTSDSGPTTVCGGGATSAGSQPVVRPKKRRKSYRSFLPEGSGYPDIGFPLFPLSKGFVKSVRVVLLQYRRALAAAGITEHTEDK from the exons ATGGCGGAGCCCGCAGCATCTCCGACCCCGGCCATCTCCCCCGCAGCGAGCCCGGGCTCCGAGCCTCCATCCGCGGCTCTGTCTCCGACAGCCGACGGCTCCCAGCGGCTGCTCTTCTCCCACGACCTCGTCTCGGGGCGTTATCGCGGCTTGGTCCGGTTCGGCCTCGTACGGAGGATCCACGGCGAGGAGGACTTTAGCTTCGATTCGGACCTCGATGAtgatggagggggaggaggaggaggaggaggaggagcaggaggtggaggaggaggaggaggacgaggagtcCCCAGTGGTTCGGACAACGAGAACACCGTGGACACCCCGAGCAGCCTGACCCCCGTTATGGGGTTTGTCCGCGTCCAGTGGTATCCTGAGGGAGGGAAGCAGGACATCCGGGAGACAAAG CTGAAACTTGAAGATCGTTCCATTGTCATTCGAGACGTTGTGCGACGAAACCATTCtaat GGCAGCCAGTGTGGCATTGTGACCAACATTGACATTGACTGCGCAGTGAAGCTTGTGGGCACCAACTGCATCCTGTATCCAGTGAACAGCAAAGACCTGCAGCACATCTGG TCGTTTATGTACGGTGACTACATCGCTTACGACTTTTGGCTGGGAAAAGTGCACGACTTGACGAATCACATCATCCTCAAGCTCTCAAATGGAGCCAG gTGCTCCATGAGCGTGGAGGACGGTGCCAAGCTGTACGACGTCTGTCCACACGTCAGCGATTCG GGCCTCTTCTTCGACGAGGCGTATGGCTTCTATCCCGGCCAGGTCCTGATCGGTCCGGCCAAAGTCTTCTCTAATGTGCAGTGGCTGTCAGGGGTCAAACCTGTCCTCAGCAGAAAGTGCAAGTTCAGGGTGGTGGTAGAAGAA GTGAAAGTGGTCGAGCTGAAGGTGACGTGGATCACCAAGAGCTATTCTCCCAAAGGCTCTGACAGCGTCTatcctcctcccaccaccatcACGCAGGAGAATCTGTCCCG GGTGAGGCGTCTAGGATACTACGACCACACTCAGAGGCAGCTCGGAGAGAGGGCCCTGTACGTTTTCCCTGCTAAGGGGGACGCCACGCGCATCACCTGTGAAGGACCCGAGGGTGCCCCTGTTCTGCCTGAAGATCCTGTGGCCAGAAAG TTGAAAAGGATGTTCAAGAAGGATTCGGGGAAGAGAACGGAGAATTCTGAGACACAAG CCGAACACAAGTCGGCGCAGACGGACTTATCTCACTCGAACAACAACGGCCCGGTGAGTCCCATCCAGAACCCTCCAGAACCCCAGAACCCCAGCGACCACTTGGCTGAGCATGGCGAGCAGGACGCTGACGACGAAGCTGCAGAGGACACTGATGATACGAG CTCTTTGACCTCATCGGCCAGCTCCACAGCTTCCTCTCAGAGTGGGGGCCTGGGAACCAACCGGAAGAAGAGCATCCCGCTATCCATCCGTAACCTTAAGCGGAagcacaagaagaagaggacaaAATTTTCCAGGGAGTTCAAGCCTGGAGACCG CATTGCCGTGGAAGTTGTGTCCACAAAGACGACTGCTGATGTCATGTGGAAGGAAGGGCGGGTGGAGAAGGGGATCCGATCAAACGACCTCATCCCCATCCAGCACCTGGACAGCCACGAGTTTTGTCCCGGGGACTTTGTTGTTGACAAACGAC CTCAAGCCCTCCAGGACCCCGGTATGTACGGTGTCATTCAGTCTGGGGATCACAAGGGTAGAACATGCGTCGTCAAGTGGATCAGGCTCGACTCATCCAACGAGGATGTGGAG GTTTTCGCTGTCGAGGAAGATGTCAGTGTGTACGACATCGCAGAGCACCCAGATTTCCACTTCCGCACCGCCGACATTGTGATCAGGATATGGAACTCGGAGAACGGACAGAACGACTGTGAAAATGAG ACGTCGGTTGGCCAGGTGTCCCGGGTGGACGTGAGCAGCAAGGTGGAGGTGGTGTGGGCCGATAACTCCATGACGATCGTCCTGCCGCAG CACCTCTACAATGTGGAGTCCGAGATCGAGGAGACGGACTACGACTCGGTGGAGGAGACGAGCAGCGTCCTGTCCGCTGAGGAGTGGGAAGACGAGAGCGACAGCTGGGAGACGGATAACGGCCTCACCACGGAGGACGACGGCCACGTCAACAATGCAGAGGGCGCCGATACACCCACTCCCACCGGGAACTCTACCTTCATCATCTCACCTCAAGAGGGCAGCGTAACGGGGGCCATGAAAGGAACCTCTGGGGAGGAGGGAGCGGTGTCTTCAGCTGTGGCTAGTCCTGCTTCTGGAGGAG GGGCTGTTAATGGCGCAGAGAAGCCGGGCAAAGATGGGACCTCTCGAGGCTTCAGGGAGTTGAAAGAGGCGTTTAAGATCCTGGAGAGCCTGAAGAACATGACCGTGGAGCAGCTGTGGACCGGCGGTTCTCCGACCTCCCCGACCTCTGCCGAGCCGGCTGCCGCGACGCGTGTCGTGAATTCAGTGACGCCTCCGGCTCCAGAGAAACCGACCAGGGAGAAACGCTTCCTGGATGACATcaagaagctgcaggagaatcTGAGGAAGACGCTGGACAACGTTGCTatcgtggaggaggagaagatggaaGCTGTGGTGGAGGCTGGGGGCAGTGGAGGGGCAGCAACGGAG GCTGaaagagctggagaagaaaAGCAGCAGGAGCCGCAGACGCCGGTGGCCGGGCAAGAATGGCCCAGCGAGTTTCTCAGCGACACGCCCGTGCTGTGCCAACAGAGCGGCGGCAAGCCCGGCGTCACCTTCACCAGCGCCAAGGGAGAGGTGTTCTCCGTGCTGGAGTGGGCCCCAG ACACACACTCGTTTAATGAAATGGAGTTTCAGCCAGCAGAAGCAAAGAAGTTCTTTAGCACCGTCAGGAAGGAGATGGCTCTGCTGGCTACGTCTCTGCCCGACGGCATCATGGTCAAAACATTCGAGGATCGCATG GACCTGTTCTCAGCTCTGATCAAAGGGCCGACCCGGACGCCCTATGAAGACGGCCTGTTCCTGTTTGACATCCAGCTACCCAACATCTACCCAGCCGTGCCGCCGCTGTTCCACTACCTGTCGCAGTGCAGCGGCCGCCTCAATCCCAACCTGTACGATAACGGCAAGGTCTGCGTCAGTCTGCTGGGAACCTGGATTGGAAAG GGTAACGAAAGGTGGACCAGCAAGTCCAGTTTGCTCCAAGTCCTCATCTCCATACAAG GACTTATCCTCGTCAACGAGCCCTACTACAACGAAGCTGGCTTCGACAGTGACCGGGGCCTGCAGGAGGGATATGAGAACAGCCGCTGTTACAACGAGATGGCCCTGATCAAGATGGTCCAGTCTATGACGCTGCTCCTCCAGAATCCCGTGGACGTCTTCCAGCAGGAGATCCAGAAGCATTTCGCGTCCAGCGGCTGGCGGCTCGTCCACCGACTGGACGCCTGGCTCGAGCTGAACGATTCTGCAGAGAGGGGTCACGCGGCGCACGTTTGCTCCAGGGCCAAAGACAGAGCGTTCGTGGAGCCTCTCGACGAGCAGCTGCCCATGGCGGTGGCCCATAGCAGCCCGAGCAAGCCCGGGGAGGGGGCCGTCGCTGGAGCCGGAGTTACCAGTAttatggaggaggagctggaggattCAGGGTTCAGTGCCTCCACTACAGCCGCCTCTCAGCAGGAGCTGACCCAGAACTCGGACTGCGACACCACCCACGGGAGTGTGTCTCTGAGTGGCGGCTCCACGGGCCCTGGCTCTGTAATCCGTGGCGGGACGTCAGATTCAGGTCCAACCACGGTGTGTGGCGGAGGGGCGACCTCAGCGGGAAGTCAGCCGGTGGTACGGCCAAAGAAACGGCGAAAGAGCTACCGGAGCTTCCTCCCCGAAGGCAGCGGCTACCCAGATATCGGGTTTCCGCTGTTCCCGCTCTCCAAGGGGTTTGTGAAGAGCGTTCGCGTTGTGCTGCTGCAGTACCGCCGCGCGCTGGCTGCCGCCGGCATCACTGAGCACACAGAGGACAAGTAA